A single window of Danio rerio strain Tuebingen ecotype United States chromosome 15, GRCz12tu, whole genome shotgun sequence DNA harbors:
- the fam181b gene encoding protein FAM181B, with translation MAVKAAIMNSQFLNFCFPGSVMDYEVENHLEGGLLSEEGCEGDFRETTRDLLSFIDSASSNIKLALDKPVKSKRKVNHRKYLQKQIKRCTGIISPGAAQVQEPCKRQSLPQTSTSNLSSKTTPKKDGIQANLQSKSLAALFNPAKDVRGERAKKPPLRHRNLPPSFFTEPANSSRVTSTSGMSLKDLERGTPEAAEFLELLGPDYSNMVSEQDLFNTTPIRIQQEVTMGPEPFDSHHFLTGGFLYTEPWGTCSSTSKKSADMRTVPAQLNLYSHTDLSSSMPVEQSSPCALTFSNFLTDCSTPPGSYDLANGYNRASFSSL, from the coding sequence ATGGCTGTTAAGGCTGCCATCATGAACTCACAGTTCTTAAACTTCTGTTTTCCTGGCTCGGTCATGGATTACGAGGTGGAAAATCATCTGGAAGGGGGTCTTCTGAGTGAGGAAGGTTGTGAGGGGGATTTTAGGGAGACCACTAGGGACCTGCTTAGCTTCATTGACTCGGCTTCCAGCAACATCAAACTTGCGCTGGACAAACCTGTTAAGTCCAAGAGGAAGGTCAATCACCGCAAGTATCTGCAGAAGCAGATAAAGAGATGCACGGGGATCATATCACCTGGAGCCGCTCAAGTTCAAGAGCCTTGCAAGAGGCAAAGTTTGCCCCAGACCTCAACAAGCAACCTGTCCAGCAAAACAACACCTAAGAAGGATGGAATACAGGCCAACCTGCAAAGCAAGAGTCTGGCTGCCCTCTTCAACCCAGCGAAGGATGTACGAGGAGAGAGGGCCAAGAAGCCCCCGCTGCGGCATCGAAACCTTCCTCCATCCTTCTTCACAGAGCCGGCCAACAGCTCCAGAGTTACATCTACTTCTGGCATGTCTCTCAAAGACCTGGAGCGAGGGACTCCAGAAGCAGCAGAGTTTTTGGAGCTCCTTGGACCTGATTACAGCAACATGGTCTCAGAGCAGGATTTATTTAACACCACACCAATCAGGATTCAGCAGGAGGTGACCATGGGCCCTGAGCCATTTGACTCCCACCATTTTTTAACCGGTGGTTTTTTGTACACAGAACCCTGGGGAACTTGTAGCAGCACCTCCAAGAAGTCAGCAGACATGCGCACAGTACCTGCACAGCTAAATCTTTATAGTCACACAGACCTTTCTAGCAGCATGCCTGTTGAACAGAGCTCACCATGTGCACTTACATTTTCAAATTTCCTTACAGACTGCTCCACACCTCCAGGCTCTTATGATCTGGCAAATGGATACAACCGAGCAAGCTTTTCTTCCCTTTAA